The genomic window AACAAGCCTTCTTATGGCTGAGTGGTTCCTCAAAGCTCGGACCACCCGATAATGCAAACCAGCCCTGGAGGGATTGACAACGGCTGTCAGGCCTCCATCAGAACTCAAACTTCCCATCAGATCTGGCAAAACAACTTCCGCTTTGCCTGCAAGAAATTCACAATTACAAACTCTGTTTAGTGCTGCATTAAACTTGGCATCCTCCACTGCTTGCTCAATGAGCTCTATCCCAATGACTCTCTCCATCTGTGGTGATAACGAAATTCCGATGGCTCCAGTGCCACAACAGACATCCAGCAGGGTGCCACCAACACAAGGCTGACTGAGCTCTGCCACAGTCTTATACAAAGCCTCCGCTGCTTCCCGATTCACCTGGAAGAAAGAATCAGGAGAAATACGAAACTTAAATCCGAGCACCTCCTCATATATATGAGTCTGTCCATATAGAAGCTGATACTGGGATTGTTCATGACTGCAACGGGTCATTGTGGTCTCCTGAAAGTAAAGGGAGTCCAGCTGGCAAATTGCTCCGGGACCTTGTGTAAAATACTCCACCAGAGCAGCTTTATGGATGTCTGTCTCCTCAGGCGTCAGAGATTGAGGATGAAAGTACACTATAGCCATGGTGTGGCCGGTGGAGTTGGTTCTTATTGTGATTTCTCTCCAGTGACCGCCGTCGTCAAATAAGATGCACGGCCTGAGCGGTGAGAGGCGTATAAAATCTTCATAGCACCTTGCAACCATTTTGTGTTTTGAAGGGATGCTCAGGAGATGATCAGCATGGACGCATACAATGTTACCCGCTTTTCCTGTGCCAATGTAGAATCCGAGAGTTTTCGGATTCCCATCGATTCCTTTGTTGACAGAGAAGGTGGATTTGTTGCGGTATCCATCTCTCACCGGTGAAGCTACAATGGGAAGCAAAGGGAAGTTTAAGTGGTCTGAAAAAGCACGTGTTGGATCCTGAGACAGTTCCTTCATCATCTTAAGTAGGATCTTCTTCTGATGCTCGTATTTCCATTGAAGCTGATCCTCATAAGTCATTCTCCACAGAGGAGTCACAGTGTC from Danio rerio strain Tuebingen ecotype United States chromosome 13, GRCz12tu, whole genome shotgun sequence includes these protein-coding regions:
- the trmt2b gene encoding tRNA (uracil-5-)-methyltransferase homolog B is translated as MSSAFKAMRLHLTCPLPKQVINIPQTLFSYLITNQRAINNSCKPVKTSNAKKPKLPTTKLSWEERLSDTVTPLWRMTYEDQLQWKYEHQKKILLKMMKELSQDPTRAFSDHLNFPLLPIVASPVRDGYRNKSTFSVNKGIDGNPKTLGFYIGTGKAGNIVCVHADHLLSIPSKHKMVARCYEDFIRLSPLRPCILFDDGGHWREITIRTNSTGHTMAIVYFHPQSLTPEETDIHKAALVEYFTQGPGAICQLDSLYFQETTMTRCSHEQSQYQLLYGQTHIYEEVLGFKFRISPDSFFQVNREAAEALYKTVAELSQPCVGGTLLDVCCGTGAIGISLSPQMERVIGIELIEQAVEDAKFNAALNRVCNCEFLAGKAEVVLPDLMGSLSSDGGLTAVVNPSRAGLHYRVVRALRNHSAIRRLVYISCKPDGEAMRNFRELCCSVGLVRRITGEAFKPVVAVPVDLFPHTPHCELVLVFER